A genomic stretch from Patescibacteria group bacterium includes:
- a CDS encoding FAD-dependent oxidoreductase has product MTDLIIIGGGVAACSAGIFAGRRGLAPTIIAKDLGGQTASTSEIENYPGIGRIEGPELVELFSQQARNVGCTFIEGHVSEVHENNEVFDVVTRTSRFTASSILCAFGKTPKNLGVAGEERYEGKGIHYCNAHSALHYKDKIVAVVGGGNSALELVWKLSGIARHIYLIHRSDQFRAEKILLDRLKTLHNVEQRLYTTVTALSGEEYLREITLTPSDADKQEIVAVDGLFVAIGFESSTSFISGLVECDATGKIQIDDKCQTTKPGIFAAGDCTTVPYQQIIISAGEGAKAAISAYQYLSKKQGKRPLQVDWGFHA; this is encoded by the coding sequence ATGACTGACCTAATTATTATTGGAGGGGGTGTTGCTGCGTGCTCGGCAGGCATTTTTGCGGGTAGGCGCGGTTTGGCGCCTACGATTATTGCTAAAGACCTTGGCGGACAAACAGCATCGACATCTGAAATTGAGAATTATCCCGGCATAGGACGCATTGAAGGTCCAGAACTTGTTGAGCTTTTTTCACAGCAGGCGCGCAACGTGGGATGTACATTTATTGAAGGGCATGTTTCCGAGGTGCATGAGAATAATGAAGTGTTTGATGTGGTAACACGCACCAGTCGTTTTACTGCATCAAGCATCCTATGTGCGTTTGGGAAAACACCAAAGAATCTCGGAGTTGCAGGCGAAGAGCGCTATGAGGGGAAGGGAATCCATTACTGCAATGCGCACTCTGCTCTACACTATAAAGATAAAATTGTTGCCGTTGTCGGAGGCGGCAATTCAGCGCTGGAGCTTGTATGGAAGCTGTCTGGAATTGCGCGCCACATTTATCTTATCCATAGAAGCGATCAATTTAGGGCTGAAAAGATTCTTCTTGATCGTCTCAAGACACTTCATAATGTTGAACAACGTTTGTACACAACAGTTACTGCGCTCAGTGGCGAGGAATATCTGCGCGAGATAACACTTACACCATCTGACGCCGACAAACAAGAAATAGTAGCGGTGGACGGGTTGTTTGTTGCGATAGGGTTTGAATCAAGTACATCCTTTATATCCGGACTTGTTGAGTGCGATGCAACAGGTAAAATACAGATTGATGATAAATGTCAGACAACAAAACCAGGCATATTTGCTGCAGGTGATTGTACGACGGTGCCGTATCAGCAGATTATTATCTCGGCGGGAGAAGGTGCAAAAGCTGCTATTAGCGCGTATCAGTATCTTTCCAAAAAACAAGGCAAAAGACCGCTCCAAGTGGATTGGGGATTCCATGCCTAG
- a CDS encoding glycosyltransferase family 2 protein gives MNKPAFSFVILNYRTKELVRECIANIYRANIQLAFEIIVVDNSRDAGLEEILEQRYPRVRYIPLARNIGCAAGNNVGMNAARGEYIIISNADVTLLSGALEMLYRFLHDHQDVGIVGPRLLNPDGSIQESYYRFYRLLTPVYRRLWIGKLPFARKHIEAFLMKDIEVNGPTDVDSLMGAFLIARRSAVQKVGLFDERFFLYFSDTDWCMRFWQNGFRVVYHSSAQLIHLHKRQSAQRMGLHSIRDTATRIHIIDGIRYFLKYPMTYART, from the coding sequence ATGAACAAACCGGCATTCTCATTCGTTATTCTCAACTATAGAACAAAGGAATTGGTGCGGGAGTGCATTGCGAATATATACCGCGCAAATATTCAATTAGCTTTTGAGATTATTGTTGTTGATAATAGCCGAGACGCAGGGCTTGAGGAGATTCTCGAGCAGCGATACCCTCGTGTTCGTTATATTCCGCTTGCACGTAATATTGGGTGCGCAGCAGGAAATAATGTTGGTATGAATGCCGCTCGGGGAGAATATATCATCATTTCCAACGCAGATGTTACATTGTTATCTGGTGCCTTAGAAATGCTCTATCGGTTTTTACATGACCATCAGGATGTCGGCATTGTTGGCCCACGACTCTTGAATCCGGATGGCAGCATTCAAGAATCATACTATAGATTTTATCGCTTACTTACGCCGGTGTATCGTCGATTATGGATAGGCAAGCTGCCATTTGCTCGAAAACATATCGAAGCATTTTTGATGAAAGATATTGAGGTGAATGGCCCCACAGATGTAGATTCCCTCATGGGAGCTTTTCTGATTGCGCGACGATCGGCAGTGCAAAAGGTTGGTCTGTTTGACGAACGTTTTTTTCTTTACTTCAGTGATACCGACTGGTGTATGCGTTTTTGGCAGAATGGATTCCGAGTCGTCTATCATAGTAGCGCTCAGCTTATTCATCTCCATAAGCGGCAATCTGCACAGCGGATGGGACTCCATTCAATACGAGATACTGCCACGAGAATCCACATTATTGATGGTATACGATATTTTTTGAAATATCCCATGACGTATGCACGGACTTAG
- a CDS encoding glycosyltransferase family 2 protein: MKTKSRMYRRMEIIPGMLVWITFFSGVVLSIVKPFWVIYFILLFDLYWLFRVAYFLIFLILAWRTYRQSMKTDWNAALRAHNDWQSVYHLICLPFVHESTEIVDTALIALAQSRYPSDRMIVVLGGEGRNEPHALQVMEVMKKKYSTVFTRFLTTIHPDGIAGEIKTKGANLHYMGVQSKTLIDQLNISYERVIVSAFDIDTIVHQDYFSCLTSAYLSHPNRTHSSYQPVVLYNNNIWDSPAPMRLAAFSTTFWLMTELVRPDRLFTFSSHSMPFQALVDVGYWDPTIVSEDSRIFLQCFMRYNGDYEVTPLFIPVSMDTVLAEGTWKSLVNLYKQQRRWAWGVEHFPYLVENFLKNRMIPIGKRLKILWNQTEGMYTWATAPFIILLLGRFPLLFVSDSEQSSIVAQNAPHILELLLNMSFAGIVIIGIVSMTLLPPRSKRHGVSSVLFMILQWLLLPISIILLSSIPAIDAQTRLMFGRYLGFYVTEKSRIAQSA; this comes from the coding sequence ATGAAAACAAAATCACGGATGTATCGCAGAATGGAAATTATTCCAGGCATGCTTGTCTGGATCACTTTTTTTTCTGGAGTAGTACTGTCGATCGTCAAGCCATTTTGGGTGATCTATTTTATTCTTTTGTTCGATTTGTATTGGCTTTTCCGAGTTGCCTATTTTCTTATTTTTCTCATTCTTGCATGGAGGACGTATAGGCAATCAATGAAAACAGATTGGAATGCCGCATTGCGCGCGCACAACGATTGGCAATCCGTCTATCACCTCATATGCCTACCGTTTGTGCATGAAAGTACTGAGATAGTCGATACGGCACTTATTGCTCTTGCCCAATCGCGCTATCCCTCAGACAGGATGATTGTGGTGCTTGGAGGGGAGGGGCGAAATGAGCCACATGCCTTGCAAGTAATGGAAGTAATGAAAAAAAAATATTCAACTGTCTTTACTCGCTTTCTTACCACTATCCATCCGGATGGGATTGCAGGAGAAATAAAAACAAAAGGAGCAAACCTTCATTACATGGGCGTGCAATCGAAGACGCTTATAGATCAGCTCAATATTTCCTATGAGCGTGTGATTGTTTCAGCTTTTGATATCGATACGATTGTGCATCAGGACTACTTTTCCTGCCTGACATCGGCGTACCTTTCCCATCCGAATAGAACACACTCAAGCTACCAGCCGGTTGTGCTCTATAACAATAATATCTGGGATTCTCCCGCGCCGATGCGCCTCGCAGCATTTAGTACGACGTTTTGGCTCATGACTGAACTCGTGCGGCCTGATCGGTTGTTTACCTTTTCGTCTCACAGTATGCCATTTCAGGCGCTTGTTGATGTTGGGTATTGGGATCCTACAATCGTTAGTGAGGATTCGCGAATTTTCCTACAATGCTTTATGCGATATAACGGAGATTACGAAGTTACACCACTTTTTATACCTGTCTCAATGGATACCGTATTAGCTGAAGGGACATGGAAGAGTTTGGTGAATTTGTACAAACAACAGAGGCGATGGGCATGGGGCGTGGAACATTTTCCCTATCTTGTTGAAAATTTCTTGAAAAATCGGATGATCCCAATCGGTAAACGCTTAAAAATACTTTGGAATCAGACCGAAGGCATGTATACCTGGGCAACAGCGCCATTTATCATACTTCTTCTTGGCCGCTTCCCCCTTTTGTTTGTAAGCGATTCAGAGCAAAGCAGTATTGTTGCTCAAAACGCACCTCATATTCTTGAACTGCTCTTGAATATGAGTTTTGCAGGCATTGTTATTATTGGTATAGTTTCCATGACATTGCTGCCGCCTCGCTCGAAGCGGCACGGGGTATCTAGTGTGCTATTTATGATCTTGCAGTGGCTTCTGCTTCCTATTTCTATTATTCTTCTCAGTTCAATTCCGGCAATTGATGCCCAAACACGACTTATGTTTGGAAGATATTTAGGATTCTATGTTACAGAAAAGTCCCGCATCGCTCAGAGCGCATGA
- a CDS encoding mechanosensitive ion channel domain-containing protein, whose translation MDALVLTLSRFLNVLIVVIVALFAYLIVIILVKRFITVLSSRLPIIRGTTISDPRIKGVITLFLTLARWVLGLCALFIVLNEFNVNIGPLIAGAGVVGIALSFAAQSILKDVGSGITILIGDQFRPGDVIIVNGIQGVVEHVSLMKTIIRDKQILYTIPNGQISTVGVVQSPSQNARGTRHH comes from the coding sequence ATGGATGCATTAGTACTCACACTCTCGAGATTTCTTAATGTATTGATTGTTGTTATTGTTGCGCTGTTTGCATACCTCATTGTTATCATTCTCGTGAAACGGTTTATTACGGTACTTTCCTCGAGATTGCCGATTATCCGCGGTACAACAATATCCGACCCCCGCATTAAGGGTGTCATAACGCTTTTTTTGACGTTAGCGCGCTGGGTACTTGGCCTTTGTGCCCTTTTCATTGTTCTCAATGAATTTAACGTGAATATCGGACCCTTGATCGCCGGGGCAGGCGTTGTAGGCATTGCTCTTTCTTTTGCTGCTCAGTCTATTTTGAAAGATGTTGGAAGCGGCATAACCATTCTTATTGGAGATCAATTTCGTCCTGGCGATGTCATTATTGTTAATGGTATTCAGGGTGTTGTAGAACATGTCAGCTTGATGAAAACAATTATTCGTGATAAACAGATTCTCTACACCATACCAAACGGACAAATCTCTACGGTGGGAGTTGTTCAATCACCAAGCCAAAATGCTCGAGGAACACGACACCACTAG
- a CDS encoding rod shape-determining protein, whose product MAFTPKLGIDLGTTNILVHIPKRGIVINEPSVVAISIIDKKVLAVGREAKEMLGRTPDTIVAYRPLKDGVIADYRTTEAMLRYFVNKALGGFRIFRPEVMVAVPAGITSTERRAVIDATLASGAKAAYIIKEPVAAAIGANIPIGNASGHMIIDIGGGTAEIAVISLGGVVASTSVRIGGNKFDYAIMEYVRKKYGLAIGERTSEEIKITIGSALYLDDKLTMEVRGRDMLTGLPKTISVTSDDVTDAVSNELDGIISALKTVLQNTPPELAADIIDRGIIMSGGSCLLRNLDQLVTRATGIPSYIADEALLCVAKGTGIVLENLDAYKRSILATK is encoded by the coding sequence ATGGCATTTACACCAAAACTCGGCATTGATCTTGGAACGACAAATATTCTGGTTCATATCCCCAAACGCGGCATTGTCATAAATGAGCCATCAGTTGTTGCTATTTCCATTATTGATAAAAAAGTTCTTGCTGTTGGCAGAGAGGCAAAAGAAATGCTTGGAAGAACGCCAGATACCATTGTTGCCTATCGCCCACTTAAAGACGGAGTAATAGCAGATTATCGCACGACAGAAGCAATGCTGCGGTATTTTGTGAACAAAGCACTCGGCGGTTTTCGTATTTTCCGTCCGGAAGTCATGGTGGCGGTTCCTGCAGGCATTACATCTACCGAACGCCGTGCAGTTATCGATGCTACGCTCGCGAGCGGCGCAAAGGCTGCATATATTATTAAAGAACCGGTTGCTGCAGCAATCGGTGCCAATATTCCTATTGGCAATGCATCCGGCCATATGATCATTGATATTGGAGGCGGCACTGCAGAAATTGCCGTTATTTCATTGGGTGGGGTTGTTGCTTCAACGTCAGTGCGTATCGGCGGGAATAAGTTTGATTATGCAATTATGGAATATGTTCGAAAAAAGTACGGACTTGCGATAGGGGAGCGAACGTCAGAAGAAATCAAAATAACTATTGGTTCAGCACTCTATCTTGATGATAAGCTCACAATGGAAGTGCGTGGACGCGATATGCTTACCGGACTGCCAAAAACAATTAGTGTAACATCAGATGATGTAACCGATGCGGTGTCAAATGAACTTGATGGTATTATTTCTGCGCTCAAAACTGTGCTTCAGAATACACCACCCGAACTTGCGGCAGACATTATTGATAGAGGTATTATTATGTCGGGGGGCAGCTGTTTGCTTCGCAATTTAGACCAGTTGGTAACACGCGCTACGGGTATCCCATCATATATTGCCG
- a CDS encoding glycosyltransferase family 2 protein produces MLQKSPASLRAHEKGSYAISLVTFNGEKYLPRCLQSVASQTKPPAEYRIWDNASTDSSRVSISKNTQKIDCVFSSENTGFARAHNDAIRSTRSEYILILNQDTVLEPSYCELLIAFMDKHPDVGSVSGLLIRIRSFDDIPRAASIDACGISLAQSQHAYLTHSGLAASHCTSEQEVFGVPATCALYRRLALEDCMLDRQGKNEYFDDDFFMYKEDVDLAYRMRLRQWKSYCIPQAICYHVRSAKSSFLVVNRGAHIIRYWSYRNHWYVLFKNVPAALLPFVGIQMIFYECAKCIYMILCEPTQLKAFGELWNMYAVMKKKRSIIQLRRTCSVVDLLKWMKRIFI; encoded by the coding sequence ATGTTACAGAAAAGTCCCGCATCGCTCAGAGCGCATGAAAAAGGCTCGTATGCTATCAGTCTTGTGACATTCAACGGCGAGAAGTACTTACCACGCTGCCTGCAAAGCGTTGCTTCTCAAACCAAGCCCCCCGCTGAATATAGGATATGGGATAATGCATCGACTGACAGCTCACGAGTTAGTATAAGCAAAAATACACAGAAAATCGATTGCGTGTTTTCGTCGGAAAATACAGGTTTTGCACGAGCGCATAACGATGCTATTCGCTCAACACGCTCTGAATATATTCTCATTCTCAATCAGGATACCGTTCTCGAACCCTCGTATTGCGAACTGCTTATTGCATTCATGGATAAACACCCGGATGTTGGAAGTGTAAGTGGACTTCTCATACGTATTCGGTCGTTCGATGACATTCCACGTGCAGCATCCATAGATGCGTGCGGAATATCATTGGCGCAGAGTCAGCATGCATACTTAACGCACTCAGGCTTAGCGGCTTCGCACTGTACAAGCGAGCAAGAAGTATTTGGTGTACCTGCAACATGTGCCCTCTATCGACGTTTGGCGCTTGAAGATTGCATGCTTGACAGACAAGGAAAGAATGAGTATTTTGATGATGATTTCTTCATGTATAAGGAAGATGTTGATCTTGCCTATCGTATGCGTTTACGGCAGTGGAAGAGCTACTGCATTCCTCAGGCGATATGCTATCATGTGAGAAGCGCTAAGAGTTCATTTCTCGTTGTCAATCGTGGGGCGCATATCATTCGCTACTGGTCGTATCGCAATCATTGGTATGTGCTTTTCAAAAATGTTCCGGCGGCACTTTTGCCGTTTGTCGGCATTCAGATGATATTCTATGAATGTGCAAAATGTATTTATATGATACTCTGCGAACCAACACAATTAAAAGCATTTGGCGAATTATGGAACATGTATGCAGTGATGAAAAAGAAGAGGTCAATCATTCAATTGAGGCGCACATGCTCTGTAGTTGATTTATTGAAATGGATGAAGCGCATTTTTATATAA
- a CDS encoding DUF4012 domain-containing protein, which yields MHGLSFHKRKQSHLKSIIIGCIVLIALWIGGIIWIGGRDVARVAHIFSTLSSSLESIKSDVEHFRYSRIQDSLAISRQALAELKLQISSAPTFTVSFSPFQAYQKETLTLISLVDLFVSVGYDLSKITIPLETILLVQEGDSHIKELSEQDKKRILDILTSGLPSITGSRASLDLLLQRLEKISDTSLPSQAVPLKQALYNHAQRVRDILDAAVPYLSVAPALLGHDREMTYLLLFQNNAEVRATGGFIGSYGILTLRNGEIKSFFTDNIYNFDDNAKHLRIPPPKPLRTYGGIRAWYLRDSNWSPDFPTAARQALWFYAREGGTKKIDAVLTLTPDVISSLMRIVGPVSVEDLNFDPDQLRDQLEYQVEKGYERRGIARSERKDVIRLIADELIRRIAKLSIVEWEGIFGVMRARLAEKTLMAYTRDSDLFQFLKDHGWSGEVLQKSSDYLMVVDSNIISLKTDAVMDKKISYTIKENDDGVLKAKVLLTYTNNGTFSWTSTTYKDYVRILIPQGSSHISSPIPLEISQEHGKMVLGAFIEIEPQKTGTLSIEYQLPKHVEEDVKKGLYTLFVQKQSGVIGQEISVVAHFVRPIASYSPLIGSTSKSELGSVEFESLLQTDKEYSITFK from the coding sequence ATGCACGGACTTAGTTTTCATAAGCGAAAGCAAAGTCATCTTAAAAGCATAATTATCGGCTGTATTGTTCTTATTGCTCTTTGGATTGGCGGTATCATTTGGATTGGCGGACGCGATGTAGCGCGAGTAGCTCATATATTTTCTACGCTATCATCGTCACTCGAAAGTATTAAAAGTGATGTTGAGCACTTTCGATATTCAAGAATTCAAGACAGTCTTGCAATCTCTCGGCAAGCCCTTGCCGAACTGAAATTACAGATCTCAAGCGCCCCCACATTTACCGTTTCTTTTTCACCATTTCAAGCCTATCAGAAAGAAACTCTCACACTTATATCGCTTGTAGACCTTTTTGTGAGCGTGGGATACGATCTTTCAAAAATTACTATTCCACTGGAAACAATTCTTCTTGTGCAGGAGGGAGATTCACATATTAAGGAATTGTCGGAGCAAGATAAGAAACGCATATTAGACATACTAACGTCCGGACTGCCGTCAATAACAGGTTCGCGTGCTTCGTTAGATCTCTTGCTGCAGCGGCTTGAAAAAATTTCAGATACTTCACTTCCAAGCCAGGCAGTGCCGCTTAAGCAGGCATTGTATAATCATGCACAAAGGGTGCGAGATATACTAGATGCCGCAGTACCCTATCTATCAGTTGCACCCGCACTTCTTGGACATGACCGCGAGATGACGTATCTTTTGCTATTCCAAAACAATGCGGAGGTGCGCGCAACAGGAGGATTTATTGGATCATATGGAATTCTTACACTTCGTAATGGAGAAATTAAATCATTTTTTACCGATAATATTTATAATTTTGATGACAATGCAAAACACTTGCGCATTCCACCGCCAAAACCGTTGCGTACGTATGGTGGCATACGCGCATGGTATTTGCGTGATTCAAATTGGTCTCCTGATTTTCCTACTGCTGCACGGCAGGCCCTCTGGTTTTATGCGCGCGAGGGCGGCACTAAAAAAATTGATGCCGTACTTACCTTGACTCCAGATGTCATATCATCGCTTATGCGGATCGTTGGTCCTGTATCCGTGGAGGATCTTAATTTCGATCCCGATCAATTGCGCGATCAACTGGAATACCAAGTTGAAAAAGGTTATGAACGAAGGGGTATTGCCAGATCTGAGCGCAAGGACGTTATTCGATTGATTGCGGATGAGCTTATCCGGCGCATTGCGAAATTAAGCATAGTGGAGTGGGAAGGGATATTCGGCGTCATGCGCGCCCGCTTGGCTGAAAAGACGCTTATGGCCTATACGCGCGATAGCGACCTTTTTCAATTTTTGAAAGATCATGGCTGGAGCGGAGAAGTTCTTCAGAAATCGAGTGATTACCTTATGGTTGTGGATAGCAACATCATCAGTTTAAAAACAGATGCCGTGATGGATAAGAAGATTTCATATACTATTAAGGAAAATGATGACGGCGTCCTGAAAGCAAAAGTACTTCTCACCTATACAAATAATGGAACATTTTCATGGACGTCTACCACGTATAAGGATTATGTTCGAATTCTTATTCCTCAAGGAAGTTCGCATATTTCTTCCCCTATTCCCCTTGAGATTTCTCAAGAGCATGGTAAGATGGTTCTCGGCGCATTCATTGAGATTGAACCCCAAAAAACAGGTACCCTTTCCATTGAATATCAGCTTCCAAAACACGTAGAAGAAGATGTCAAAAAAGGGTTGTATACATTATTTGTTCAGAAGCAGAGCGGTGTTATTGGGCAAGAGATTTCTGTTGTTGCGCATTTTGTCCGTCCGATTGCTTCATATAGCCCACTGATCGGATCAACGTCAAAGTCAGAGCTTGGAAGTGTTGAGTTCGAATCACTTCTTCAAACTGATAAGGAATACTCTATCACATTTAAGTAA
- a CDS encoding archease, translating into MPYTLTENKGGIELRSEGTIAIDAFLDGGRALFSLMGDSEHLKDKERIKMVVDAKNIESLFAEWLRELVRHSEEQNILFGECSIASIQKVNDSQYLLTGAAYGEVCDASKHARKRSIKNISHPECSIDEEKHTVVCSAQIT; encoded by the coding sequence ATGCCTTATACTCTCACGGAAAATAAAGGAGGTATTGAGCTTCGCTCGGAAGGGACTATAGCAATAGATGCATTTTTGGACGGCGGCAGAGCGCTCTTTTCGCTTATGGGAGATTCAGAACATCTGAAAGATAAAGAGCGCATAAAAATGGTTGTCGATGCCAAAAATATAGAATCGCTTTTTGCCGAGTGGTTGCGAGAGCTTGTGCGGCATAGCGAAGAACAAAATATTCTTTTTGGCGAGTGTTCGATAGCTTCTATTCAGAAAGTAAACGATTCTCAATATCTGCTTACCGGAGCAGCATATGGCGAGGTATGTGACGCTTCAAAGCATGCACGAAAGCGCTCTATCAAAAATATTTCCCACCCAGAATGCAGTATAGATGAAGAAAAGCATACTGTGGTCTGTAGCGCCCAAATCACATAG